A single window of Sporosarcina sp. Marseille-Q4943 DNA harbors:
- a CDS encoding AI-2E family transporter — MLKNTQQQTFKSMALQWFPAIIAGIFIFVIPPVGIAIIAAYFTAPILLAVRAMTKLPLTFATLFVMLSMLFIFSTFSFIALHGLMDTVPLLDKHLSSYTGNMDLSGKVFTFLKEKIVEYGHALLEYAIAFTASFFQHIFSFFIFLVAYFFALRESGKNKFWFLVYFPVNMRATAKRIFTKSGELFGTFAFVEARLFLLTFIILSIGFTVLGFESPIGSAFLVSIADSLPLLGIGLFLIPMSAFFLYSKQLFIGVSLALLYIFVVMTRQLAESYMWASAFRVKPIHAFFITVCSLYLFGLPGILLTPFLLFAALKLKKHPSFIE, encoded by the coding sequence TTGCTAAAAAACACACAACAACAAACTTTTAAATCAATGGCCCTGCAATGGTTTCCGGCAATTATCGCGGGGATTTTCATCTTTGTAATTCCACCTGTAGGAATTGCAATAATTGCAGCCTATTTTACTGCTCCTATACTTCTAGCGGTACGTGCGATGACAAAACTACCTTTGACATTCGCCACCCTTTTCGTCATGCTCTCCATGCTATTCATCTTCAGTACGTTTTCGTTCATTGCACTGCACGGATTGATGGATACGGTGCCACTTTTGGATAAACACCTATCCTCATACACAGGTAACATGGATTTGTCAGGAAAAGTTTTTACTTTCCTTAAGGAAAAGATTGTTGAATACGGACATGCGTTGCTCGAATACGCCATTGCATTTACGGCTTCTTTTTTTCAACATATTTTCAGCTTTTTCATTTTCCTCGTCGCCTATTTTTTTGCATTGCGGGAATCAGGAAAAAACAAGTTTTGGTTTCTCGTCTATTTTCCCGTCAATATGCGTGCTACAGCAAAACGGATATTTACAAAGTCCGGTGAATTATTCGGTACATTCGCTTTCGTTGAAGCAAGATTGTTTTTATTGACATTCATCATTCTAAGCATCGGATTTACAGTACTTGGTTTTGAATCACCTATCGGCAGCGCATTCCTTGTTTCCATCGCTGATAGTCTGCCTTTGTTGGGCATTGGGCTTTTCCTCATTCCGATGTCGGCCTTTTTCCTTTATTCCAAGCAATTATTCATCGGTGTTTCGCTCGCCTTGCTATATATATTCGTCGTCATGACGAGACAATTGGCTGAATCGTATATGTGGGCTTCCGCTTTTCGCGTAAAGCCGATCCATGCTTTTTTCATCACCGTCTGCTCGCTCTATCTTTTCGGATTGCCGGGTATTCTGTTAACTCCTTTTCTGCTGTTCGCGGCACTGAAATTGAAAAAGCATCCATCCTTCATCGAATAA
- a CDS encoding FxsA family protein, producing MKWLLPAFILVPAAEIMLLLYSGNKIGIMPTLLLILISGIGGAYLAKRQGLKAFTDLRNRMGTMEAPGNAMIDGICIFFGGVLLIMPGFITDIAGLLLLFTGPRKLIRPFIVSWIYKKMKQGRIVIR from the coding sequence ATGAAATGGCTGCTACCCGCATTTATTTTAGTGCCGGCCGCTGAAATCATGCTTTTGCTCTATTCGGGAAACAAAATTGGGATCATGCCGACCCTTCTTCTCATCCTTATTAGCGGGATTGGAGGGGCATACCTTGCAAAAAGACAAGGACTTAAAGCCTTTACTGATTTACGGAACAGGATGGGGACGATGGAAGCGCCGGGTAATGCAATGATTGATGGAATCTGTATTTTCTTCGGCGGTGTTTTATTGATCATGCCCGGTTTCATAACGGATATTGCAGGACTCTTACTTCTATTTACTGGCCCGAGAAAATTAATTAGACCATTTATCGTCAGTTGGATTTATAAAAAGATGAAACAAGGTCGAATCGTTATTCGATGA
- the pyk gene encoding pyruvate kinase, translated as MRKTKIVCTIGPASESPELLEQLIEAGMNVARLNFSHGTHEEHKARIKSIREASKKTGKVVGILLDTKGPEIRTHSMKNGEVELITGQHIDISMTEVEGTDNVFSVTYEKLIEDVDKGSVILLDDGLIQLEVIGKDHEKGLIHTIVVNSGALKNKKGVNVPGVSVQLPGITEKDKEDILFGIQEGVDFIAASFVRRASDVMEIRELLENNGGGQIHIIPKIENGEGVDNLDDILTVSDGLMVARGDLGVEIPAEEVPIVQKKMIEKCNQVGKPVITATQMLDSMQRNPRPTRAEASDVANAILDGSDAIMLSGETAAGLYPVESVRTMDRIAKTAERAVDYRSVVSTRRREKHGNMTEAIGQAAAYTAINLKVKAVLAPTESGHTAKMIAKYRPGCPIIAITASDECSRKLSLVWGIYPIIGERVDSIDEILQESVEESVKHQYVTHGDVVIITAGVPVGEAGTTNLMKIHVIGDMLAKGQGIGKSVAFGQAVVARNAQEALAHNMKGKILVTYSSDRDMMPAIEECAGLITEEGGLTSHAAVVGLSLGIPVIVGVEKATDIIVNGKDITMDAESGVIYNGHASVL; from the coding sequence ATGAGAAAGACAAAAATTGTGTGCACAATCGGACCAGCCAGCGAATCACCGGAGCTGCTTGAACAATTAATTGAGGCAGGTATGAACGTTGCACGGCTTAACTTTTCACATGGTACACACGAAGAGCACAAAGCCCGAATCAAATCCATCAGGGAAGCGTCAAAGAAGACAGGCAAGGTTGTCGGAATCCTGCTCGATACGAAAGGCCCTGAAATCCGGACGCATTCCATGAAAAACGGGGAAGTTGAATTGATTACCGGCCAGCACATCGATATTTCGATGACTGAAGTGGAAGGGACCGACAATGTTTTTTCAGTTACATATGAGAAGCTGATCGAAGATGTGGATAAAGGGTCTGTCATTCTTTTGGATGACGGGCTGATCCAACTGGAAGTCATCGGAAAGGATCACGAAAAAGGACTCATCCATACGATCGTAGTCAACTCGGGCGCGTTGAAAAATAAAAAAGGGGTTAACGTACCGGGTGTATCAGTACAGCTTCCCGGAATTACCGAAAAAGATAAAGAGGATATTTTATTCGGAATCCAAGAAGGTGTCGATTTCATCGCAGCCTCTTTCGTACGCAGAGCTTCTGACGTAATGGAGATAAGGGAATTACTTGAAAATAACGGCGGTGGACAAATCCATATTATTCCGAAGATCGAAAACGGTGAAGGTGTCGATAATTTGGATGACATTTTGACTGTTTCAGATGGACTGATGGTTGCGCGGGGGGATCTCGGCGTAGAAATTCCGGCGGAGGAAGTGCCGATCGTTCAAAAGAAAATGATCGAAAAGTGCAATCAGGTCGGCAAGCCTGTCATCACAGCTACCCAGATGCTTGACTCAATGCAAAGAAATCCACGTCCTACACGAGCGGAAGCAAGTGACGTCGCAAACGCCATTTTGGACGGTTCCGATGCAATCATGCTCTCTGGGGAAACAGCAGCAGGATTATACCCGGTTGAGTCTGTCCGTACGATGGACAGAATTGCAAAAACAGCTGAAAGAGCTGTCGATTATCGCTCAGTCGTTTCCACACGCCGTCGTGAAAAACATGGCAATATGACAGAAGCGATCGGCCAGGCCGCAGCTTACACGGCCATCAATTTAAAGGTGAAAGCTGTGCTCGCCCCTACGGAAAGCGGCCATACAGCCAAAATGATCGCAAAATATCGTCCAGGTTGTCCGATTATCGCAATTACCGCTTCAGACGAATGTTCAAGGAAATTGTCACTAGTATGGGGAATCTACCCGATCATCGGGGAAAGAGTGGATTCCATCGATGAGATTTTGCAGGAATCCGTCGAAGAAAGTGTGAAACACCAATATGTAACTCATGGTGATGTTGTCATTATCACTGCGGGAGTGCCGGTAGGCGAAGCGGGTACTACGAACTTGATGAAAATCCACGTTATTGGCGATATGCTTGCCAAAGGACAGGGGATTGGAAAGTCTGTCGCGTTTGGCCAAGCCGTTGTCGCTCGTAACGCTCAAGAAGCATTGGCACATAATATGAAAGGGAAGATACTTGTCACGTATTCATCCGACCGTGATATGATGCCCGCGATTGAAGAATGCGCCGGGTTAATTACGGAAGAGGGCGGATTGACAAGTCATGCGGCTGTAGTAGGCCTAAGTTTAGGAATTCCTGTCATCGTCGGTGTCGAAAAAGCTACTGACATTATCGTCAATGGAAAAGATATAACAATGGATGCGGAATCCGGAGTCATCTATAATGGACATGCAAGTGTACTATAA
- the pfkA gene encoding 6-phosphofructokinase: MKKIGVLTSGGDAPGMNAAVRAVVRKAIHDGFEIAGVFNGYQGLIQGKIELLQLGSVGDIIQRGGTMLRSARSPEFMTEEGRKEAVRQLKAHHIDGLVVIGGDGSFRGAFELVKMGIPCVCVPATIDNDINGTEFTIGFDSALNTVIDAIDKIRDTATSHERTFIIEVMGRDAGDLALWAGLAGGAETILIPEEGYDMDEIIRRLKSGTGRGKKHSIIVVAEGVMSGSALADLLKEKAGIETRVSVLGHIQRGGSPSARDRVIASQYGARAVEVLSEGRGGVAIGMQNHKVVDYDLEVVFAPTDHTLDMELYKLSKELSI; this comes from the coding sequence TTGAAAAAGATCGGTGTTTTGACAAGTGGGGGAGATGCACCCGGCATGAATGCAGCTGTCCGTGCAGTTGTGCGTAAAGCGATTCATGACGGATTTGAAATTGCTGGTGTTTTCAATGGTTATCAAGGACTCATCCAAGGAAAGATTGAATTGTTACAGCTCGGTTCTGTCGGTGACATCATCCAACGGGGAGGAACAATGCTCAGATCCGCTCGTTCTCCGGAGTTCATGACTGAGGAAGGGCGTAAAGAAGCGGTCCGACAGCTGAAGGCGCATCATATTGATGGCCTCGTCGTCATTGGAGGCGATGGATCATTCCGGGGTGCGTTCGAATTGGTGAAAATGGGGATTCCATGTGTTTGTGTTCCTGCGACAATCGACAATGATATAAATGGCACGGAATTCACGATCGGTTTCGATTCGGCACTGAATACAGTCATTGATGCAATCGATAAGATCCGGGATACCGCAACATCGCATGAACGCACTTTCATCATCGAAGTGATGGGACGAGATGCCGGTGATCTGGCACTTTGGGCAGGTCTGGCAGGTGGTGCTGAAACAATTCTCATACCTGAAGAGGGCTATGATATGGATGAAATCATTCGTCGATTGAAAAGCGGAACGGGCCGTGGGAAGAAACATAGTATCATCGTCGTTGCAGAAGGTGTGATGTCTGGGTCGGCCTTGGCAGATTTATTGAAGGAGAAAGCGGGAATCGAAACACGGGTTTCCGTCCTCGGACATATCCAGCGTGGTGGCTCGCCATCAGCTCGTGACCGGGTCATTGCTAGCCAATATGGCGCAAGGGCTGTCGAAGTGTTGAGCGAAGGTCGTGGCGGCGTAGCTATTGGTATGCAAAACCATAAGGTGGTAGACTATGATTTAGAAGTGGTATTTGCACCAACAGACCATACTTTGGATATGGAGCTGTATAAGTTATCCAAAGAATTGTCGATTTGA
- a CDS encoding acetyl-CoA carboxylase carboxyltransferase subunit alpha produces the protein MSKTLAFEEPIVKLREKINELEEFTSTNEVDLSEEIGKLKTRLSNLETEIYNNMEPWDRVQVARHPERPTTRDYVAELFEDFMELHGDRSFGDDAAIIGGIGSFESMPVTVIGHQRGKDTKENVKRNFGMPHPEGYRKALRLMKQAEKFGRPIICFIDTKGAYPGKAAEERGQSEAIARNLIEMAGLKVPVISIVIGEGGSGGALALGVANHIHMLEHSTYSVISPEGAASILWKDASLSKQAAEAMKITAPHLKEMGIIDEIIPEVLGGAHRDPKAQAVEMRKVLKSSLDLLCEMDANEIIEDRYNKFRNIGVFSE, from the coding sequence ATGAGCAAGACGTTGGCATTCGAAGAACCGATAGTGAAACTTCGTGAAAAGATCAATGAACTCGAAGAATTCACTTCTACGAACGAAGTCGACCTTTCCGAGGAAATCGGTAAGTTGAAAACGAGATTAAGCAATTTGGAAACGGAAATATATAACAATATGGAGCCGTGGGATCGAGTGCAGGTGGCGAGACACCCCGAACGTCCGACGACGAGAGACTATGTTGCTGAACTATTTGAGGATTTCATGGAGCTTCATGGCGATCGCTCTTTTGGGGACGATGCGGCAATCATTGGTGGAATTGGCTCCTTCGAATCGATGCCAGTGACTGTGATCGGGCATCAGCGAGGGAAAGACACAAAGGAAAATGTAAAACGCAACTTTGGAATGCCCCATCCGGAAGGGTATAGAAAAGCATTGCGGTTAATGAAGCAGGCTGAAAAGTTCGGCCGCCCAATCATTTGCTTCATCGATACGAAAGGCGCTTATCCGGGGAAAGCTGCAGAAGAGCGTGGGCAAAGTGAAGCGATTGCCCGCAATCTAATTGAAATGGCGGGATTGAAAGTGCCGGTCATTTCAATCGTTATTGGAGAAGGCGGTAGTGGGGGCGCGCTCGCATTAGGAGTCGCCAATCACATCCATATGTTGGAGCATTCGACATACTCCGTCATCTCACCCGAAGGTGCAGCGTCAATTCTTTGGAAGGATGCAAGCCTATCCAAACAGGCGGCGGAGGCGATGAAAATCACTGCTCCACATCTGAAGGAAATGGGAATCATCGATGAGATCATTCCAGAAGTGCTTGGCGGCGCACATCGTGATCCGAAAGCGCAGGCTGTGGAAATGAGAAAAGTGTTGAAATCTTCATTGGACTTGCTCTGTGAAATGGATGCAAATGAAATCATAGAAGACCGTTATAATAAGTTTCGTAATATCGGTGTATTTTCAGAATGA